From a single Rodentibacter sp. JRC1 genomic region:
- a CDS encoding SDR family oxidoreductase, which yields MSRIALVTGATAGFGTAICRTLIDADYRVIGTGRRTERLALLHTELGEQFLPLAFDVSDRIATQQAIQSLPKEWQKIDLLVNNAGLALGLETADQANLDDWEKMVDTNIKGLINITRFVLPQMVERNTGHIINLGSIAGTYPYPGGNVYGGTKAFVKQFSLNLRADLAGKNIRVSNIEPGLCGGTEFSNVRFKGDDERAEKLYENVSYVTPQDIANIVLWLNQQPEHVNINRIEVMPTAQTFNPLKVTKNSN from the coding sequence ATGTCTAGAATAGCGTTAGTAACCGGTGCCACAGCCGGCTTTGGAACGGCAATTTGCCGCACATTAATAGATGCAGACTATCGTGTTATTGGCACAGGACGCCGTACGGAACGTTTAGCCCTTCTTCACACCGAACTGGGCGAACAATTTCTTCCTCTCGCCTTTGATGTTTCTGATCGTATCGCAACACAACAAGCGATCCAATCGCTACCAAAGGAATGGCAAAAAATTGATTTACTGGTGAACAATGCAGGGCTTGCGCTGGGTTTGGAAACCGCAGACCAAGCAAATCTTGATGATTGGGAGAAAATGGTTGATACGAATATTAAAGGTTTAATTAATATAACCCGCTTTGTATTGCCTCAGATGGTGGAACGTAACACGGGACATATCATTAACTTAGGTTCAATTGCAGGTACTTACCCTTATCCGGGGGGAAATGTATATGGCGGAACGAAAGCCTTTGTTAAACAATTCAGTTTAAACTTACGGGCAGATCTCGCCGGTAAAAATATTCGTGTTTCCAATATTGAACCGGGACTTTGCGGCGGTACGGAATTTTCAAATGTCCGTTTTAAAGGCGATGATGAACGGGCCGAAAAACTTTATGAAAATGTGTCATACGTTACGCCACAAGATATTGCCAATATTGTGTTATGGCTCAACCAACAACCGGAACACGTAAACATCAATCGTATTGAAGTGATGCCGACCGCACAAACTTTCAATCCATTAAAAGTAACGAAAAACTCAAATTAA
- the trpA gene encoding tryptophan synthase subunit alpha, translated as MSRFETKFTSLQAKNEGAFVPFVTLCDPTFDRSFEIICTLVENGADALELGFPFSDPLLDGPVIQAANNRALNAGHSTEDSFKLIEKVRSKYPEIPISLLLCANLIFAKGLDKFYQRCAEVGVDAVLVADIPLLAKKDYVQAAKKYGIRPVFICPPNADEKTVQGVAKNSEGYTYLVSRAGVTSAENQAHSTNLDTLIEQLKAHNAPPILQGFGIAQPAQVKEALKLGAAGAISGSATVKIIERNLDNHTKCLSELAEFVQSMKAATI; from the coding sequence ATGAGCCGTTTTGAAACTAAATTTACTTCGCTCCAAGCAAAAAATGAAGGAGCATTCGTTCCTTTTGTCACATTATGTGACCCAACATTCGACCGCTCTTTTGAAATTATTTGCACTTTAGTTGAAAATGGTGCGGATGCCTTAGAACTCGGTTTTCCATTTTCTGATCCGCTTTTAGACGGGCCGGTTATTCAGGCAGCAAACAATCGTGCATTGAATGCAGGTCATAGCACGGAAGATAGCTTTAAATTGATCGAAAAAGTGCGGTCAAAATATCCGGAGATTCCGATTAGTCTTCTTCTCTGTGCTAATCTTATTTTCGCAAAAGGTCTTGATAAGTTTTATCAACGTTGTGCTGAGGTGGGCGTAGATGCCGTACTTGTGGCGGATATTCCCCTGCTAGCAAAAAAGGATTACGTTCAAGCCGCCAAAAAATATGGCATTCGGCCGGTGTTTATTTGCCCTCCGAATGCAGATGAGAAAACAGTTCAAGGTGTGGCAAAAAATAGCGAAGGTTACACATATTTAGTTTCTCGTGCAGGTGTAACAAGTGCCGAAAATCAAGCGCATTCGACAAATTTAGATACGCTTATTGAACAACTGAAAGCGCATAATGCCCCCCCTATCTTGCAAGGATTCGGCATCGCACAACCTGCACAAGTAAAAGAAGCCTTAAAACTTGGAGCAGCGGGCGCAATTTCAGGTTCTGCAACCGTAAAAATTATTGAACGAAATTTGGATAATCATACAAAATGTTTATCTGAACTGGCTGAATTTGTTCAATCAATGAAAGCGGCGACAATCTAA
- the cadB gene encoding cadaverine/lysine antiporter, protein MSPSKKIGLFTCIAVVAGNMMGSGIALLPASLAKIGSISIFGWVIATLGALALAYVFARLSTKNPQEGGPIAYAGEVSPMLGYQTSILYYHANWIGNLAIAITAVAYSSVFFPILNEPIPAAMAAIVAVWLFTFVNLLGGAWVSRLTSIGLILVLIPVIGTAILGWAWFDHDIYQANWIAEGSMDSSKAVINSVLLCLWAFVGVESASVSSGLVKDPQRTVPLATLLGTGLAGIVYVMASQVIAGMFPNAEVASSGAPFALSASKIIGEWASPFVSAFTAIACLTSLGSWMMLVGQAGLRAANDGNFPKVFGETDRNGVPRKGLIAASTMMTILMLLLTVMSASGSNAADLFTQLTSIAVMLTMFPYFYSAINLIRFEGVTTKSTLSLLASILAILFCFIALAGAEHYQITATILVSLAIFAFYAKKLGHQQSNSQSI, encoded by the coding sequence ATGAGTCCATCCAAAAAGATAGGTCTCTTTACCTGTATAGCGGTTGTTGCAGGTAATATGATGGGGAGCGGGATTGCATTGCTGCCCGCAAGTTTAGCGAAAATAGGTTCTATATCTATTTTCGGTTGGGTTATAGCAACATTGGGAGCATTAGCTTTAGCTTATGTTTTTGCGCGACTGAGTACAAAAAATCCTCAAGAGGGCGGACCGATTGCTTATGCTGGAGAAGTTTCGCCAATGTTGGGGTATCAAACTTCAATTTTGTATTATCACGCTAATTGGATTGGTAATTTAGCGATTGCGATAACGGCAGTTGCTTATTCATCTGTTTTCTTTCCTATATTAAATGAACCTATCCCCGCAGCAATGGCGGCGATTGTTGCAGTTTGGTTGTTCACATTTGTGAATTTGCTGGGAGGAGCTTGGGTTAGCCGATTAACTTCAATTGGTCTGATTTTAGTTTTGATTCCGGTTATTGGTACGGCGATTTTGGGTTGGGCGTGGTTTGATCATGATATTTATCAAGCAAACTGGATTGCTGAAGGATCAATGGATTCCTCCAAAGCTGTGATTAATTCCGTTTTACTATGTCTATGGGCGTTTGTCGGGGTTGAATCAGCTTCAGTCAGTAGTGGTTTGGTAAAAGATCCACAAAGAACAGTTCCGCTCGCTACGTTATTGGGAACCGGGTTGGCTGGTATCGTGTATGTTATGGCTTCTCAAGTGATTGCCGGTATGTTTCCAAATGCGGAAGTGGCTTCATCAGGAGCACCTTTTGCTTTAAGTGCTTCAAAAATTATAGGGGAATGGGCATCACCTTTTGTTTCTGCCTTTACTGCGATTGCGTGTCTAACTTCTTTAGGTTCTTGGATGATGTTGGTTGGTCAAGCCGGCTTAAGAGCAGCAAATGATGGAAATTTCCCTAAAGTTTTTGGTGAAACCGATCGTAACGGTGTGCCAAGAAAAGGACTGATTGCCGCTTCAACAATGATGACGATTCTTATGTTGTTACTCACGGTAATGAGTGCAAGCGGCTCGAATGCCGCAGATTTATTTACTCAGCTAACAAGTATTGCCGTTATGTTGACAATGTTCCCTTATTTCTATTCCGCAATAAATTTAATTCGTTTTGAAGGCGTAACCACAAAAAGCACATTAAGTTTATTGGCTTCCATTCTGGCGATTTTATTTTGTTTTATCGCTTTAGCTGGTGCCGAACATTATCAAATTACTGCAACGATTTTGGTTTCATTAGCCATTTTTGCATTTTATGCAAAAAAACTAGGGCATCAACAATCTAATTCGCAATCAATCTAA
- a CDS encoding lysine decarboxylase LdcC: MKTILIGHNKETKYLNELSNHIEHSHYAVIQTTGQGELLSLLKNNARISAVLFTVDFFYDDFVNQQLVKKIIEINENLPIFVVKENESGIEIDFDVIDDCVQYIDSNLYSHTEVIKQIDKSISHYIDQITPPFTKALFHYVNESKYTFCTPGHMGGTAFQRSPIGSIFYDFFGENSFKSDISVSINELGSLLDHSGPHAEAEKYIADIFNADRSYIVTNGTSTANKIVGMYSVPSGETVLIDRNCHKSLTHLLMMSDVIPIYLKPTRNAYGLLGGIPESEFEPQSIERKIAEIKGAKWPVHAVITNSTYDGLFYNTDKIKQNLAVKSIHFDSAWVPYTNFSPIYNGKTGMGGISVPDKVIYETQSTHKLLAAFSQASMIHIKGDINEETFNEAYMMHTSTSPHYGIVASTEVAAAMMKGNNGKHLMRDAIERAVKFRKVIKNHKQAIDSWYFDVWQPQNIDCIECWELEPESMWHGFNNIDPQHMYLDPIKVTLLTPGLNQNGELEETGIPATLVSKFLDSRGIIVEKTGPYNLLVLFSFGIDDTKAMGLLQGLNEFKEMYDANLCVKKVLPEIYAQDPHFYANMSIQELARGIHQLICKHQLPNLMFNAFEVLPKMVMTPNNAFQLELNGKIEDCYLEDMIGKVNANMILPYPPGVPLVMPGEMITEESRSILDFLMMLCEIGSHYPGFETDIHGAYRQDDGRYKVKVLSM, from the coding sequence ATGAAAACAATTTTAATCGGGCACAATAAAGAAACAAAATATCTTAATGAACTTAGCAATCATATTGAACATAGCCATTATGCCGTTATTCAAACAACCGGACAGGGAGAATTACTTTCCTTATTAAAAAATAACGCACGAATTTCAGCGGTTCTGTTTACGGTAGATTTTTTCTACGATGATTTTGTAAATCAACAGTTGGTGAAAAAAATTATTGAAATTAATGAAAATTTACCGATTTTTGTAGTCAAGGAAAACGAAAGTGGTATAGAAATTGATTTTGATGTCATTGATGATTGTGTGCAATATATCGATAGTAATTTGTATAGTCATACGGAAGTCATCAAACAAATAGACAAATCTATTTCGCATTATATTGATCAAATCACTCCTCCCTTCACCAAAGCTTTGTTTCATTATGTAAATGAAAGTAAATATACATTCTGCACGCCTGGTCATATGGGCGGTACAGCATTTCAACGTTCACCGATAGGCAGTATTTTTTATGATTTCTTTGGTGAAAACAGTTTTAAATCCGATATTTCCGTATCGATAAATGAATTGGGTTCTTTACTGGATCATTCTGGTCCCCATGCAGAAGCGGAAAAATATATTGCTGATATTTTTAATGCGGATCGCAGTTATATTGTGACGAATGGCACATCGACAGCCAATAAAATTGTCGGTATGTATTCTGTTCCTTCAGGGGAAACGGTTCTTATTGATCGTAATTGTCACAAATCCTTAACTCACTTACTGATGATGAGTGATGTGATCCCGATTTATCTTAAACCAACCCGTAATGCTTACGGATTACTTGGAGGTATTCCGGAATCAGAGTTTGAACCTCAATCAATTGAGCGAAAAATTGCTGAAATAAAAGGGGCTAAATGGCCTGTACATGCTGTGATTACGAATTCGACTTATGACGGTTTGTTTTATAACACGGATAAAATCAAGCAAAATTTGGCTGTGAAATCGATTCACTTTGATTCTGCTTGGGTTCCTTATACGAATTTTAGCCCGATTTACAATGGAAAAACCGGTATGGGTGGAATAAGTGTGCCGGATAAAGTGATTTATGAAACGCAATCAACTCATAAGTTATTGGCAGCGTTTTCACAAGCGTCAATGATTCATATTAAAGGTGATATAAATGAAGAAACCTTTAACGAAGCCTATATGATGCATACCTCGACCTCTCCGCATTATGGCATTGTTGCTTCAACTGAAGTTGCAGCGGCAATGATGAAAGGGAATAACGGTAAGCATTTAATGCGAGATGCAATAGAAAGAGCAGTCAAATTTAGAAAAGTAATTAAAAATCATAAACAGGCGATTGATTCGTGGTACTTCGATGTTTGGCAACCTCAAAATATTGATTGTATCGAATGTTGGGAGTTAGAGCCGGAAAGTATGTGGCATGGCTTTAATAATATTGATCCGCAACATATGTATCTTGATCCGATAAAAGTAACACTTTTAACGCCGGGGTTGAATCAAAACGGCGAATTGGAAGAAACGGGAATTCCGGCAACATTGGTGTCAAAATTCCTTGATTCAAGGGGGATTATTGTTGAAAAAACCGGTCCTTATAATTTATTAGTATTGTTCAGTTTCGGTATTGACGATACGAAAGCAATGGGGTTACTACAAGGCTTAAATGAGTTCAAAGAAATGTATGATGCTAATTTATGTGTCAAAAAGGTCTTGCCAGAAATTTATGCACAAGATCCGCATTTTTATGCGAATATGTCAATCCAAGAATTAGCACGGGGTATTCATCAATTAATCTGTAAACATCAGTTACCAAATTTGATGTTTAATGCGTTTGAAGTGTTGCCAAAAATGGTAATGACGCCAAATAATGCTTTCCAACTAGAATTAAATGGCAAAATAGAAGACTGCTATTTGGAGGATATGATTGGTAAAGTCAATGCAAATATGATTCTTCCGTATCCGCCGGGAGTTCCTTTAGTTATGCCGGGAGAGATGATTACTGAAGAAAGCCGATCTATTTTAGATTTCTTAATGATGTTGTGTGAAATCGGATCTCACTATCCGGGCTTTGAAACGGATATTCACGGTGCTTATCGGCAAGATGACGGACGTTATAAAGTCAAAGTCTTATCGATGTAG
- the lysS gene encoding lysine--tRNA ligase, translating into MTEQQTPELDSQGEMAVRRKKLAALRAKGNPFPNTFRRDALAQDLHQLYDDVDGESLKSPEINVKVAGRIMTRRIMGKATFVTLQDVSGRIQLYIARDNLAEGEYAENVSNWDLGDIVGVSGTLFKTQTNELSVRCNQVELLTKALRPLPEKFHGLSDQETRYRQRYLDLISNEQSRRTFIIRSKVVAGIREYFIGKGFLEVETPMLQVIPGGASACPFVTHHNALDVDMYLRIAPELYLKRLVVGGFERVFELNRNFRNEGISIRHNPEFTMLEYYQAYADYHDLMDNTEELLRKLALDILGTTIVPYGEYEFDFGKPFERITMHDAILKYGGDKGIVKDDLYDFERAKVITEKLGIDVQKSWGLGNLVNVIFEEVAEHHLIQPTFLMAHPAEISPLARRNDENPEVTDRFELFIGGREIGNGFSELNDAEDQNQRFDDQVAAKEAGDDEAMFKDDDFVVALEHGLPPTAGEGLGIDRLAMLFANVPSIRDVILFPAMRTK; encoded by the coding sequence ATGACAGAACAACAAACCCCAGAATTAGATTCTCAAGGAGAAATGGCGGTACGCCGCAAAAAACTCGCTGCATTACGAGCAAAAGGTAATCCATTTCCCAATACTTTTCGCCGCGATGCTTTAGCACAGGATTTACATCAACTCTATGATGACGTTGATGGCGAATCCCTAAAATCCCCTGAAATCAATGTCAAAGTCGCCGGGCGAATTATGACTCGTCGCATTATGGGAAAAGCCACTTTCGTGACGCTGCAAGATGTCAGCGGACGTATTCAACTTTATATCGCCCGTGATAACCTCGCCGAGGGTGAATATGCCGAAAACGTAAGCAACTGGGATTTGGGTGATATTGTCGGTGTAAGCGGTACATTATTTAAAACCCAAACCAACGAATTGAGCGTGCGTTGCAACCAAGTTGAGCTACTGACCAAAGCACTTCGTCCGTTGCCGGAGAAATTCCACGGCTTATCGGATCAGGAAACTCGTTATCGCCAACGTTATCTTGATTTAATTTCCAACGAACAATCCCGTCGTACTTTTATTATTCGTTCTAAAGTCGTTGCCGGTATTCGCGAATATTTTATCGGTAAAGGTTTCTTAGAAGTGGAGACCCCAATGTTACAAGTGATCCCCGGCGGTGCATCTGCATGTCCGTTTGTTACCCACCACAATGCCCTTGATGTGGATATGTATTTGCGTATTGCTCCGGAACTTTATCTTAAACGCCTTGTGGTCGGCGGGTTTGAGCGAGTATTTGAACTTAATCGAAATTTCCGCAATGAAGGGATTTCCATTCGCCACAATCCTGAATTTACGATGTTGGAATATTACCAAGCCTATGCGGATTACCACGATTTAATGGATAACACCGAAGAATTATTGCGTAAATTGGCATTAGATATTTTAGGCACAACCATTGTCCCTTACGGTGAATATGAATTTGACTTCGGCAAACCGTTTGAACGTATTACAATGCACGATGCCATTCTGAAATATGGTGGTGATAAAGGTATTGTCAAAGATGATTTATACGATTTCGAGCGAGCCAAAGTCATTACGGAAAAATTGGGGATTGACGTGCAAAAATCTTGGGGCTTGGGCAACTTAGTCAATGTGATTTTTGAAGAAGTGGCAGAACATCATTTAATTCAGCCGACTTTCTTAATGGCACACCCGGCGGAAATTTCTCCATTGGCACGCCGTAATGATGAAAACCCGGAAGTCACCGATCGATTTGAATTATTTATCGGCGGACGTGAAATCGGTAACGGTTTCTCCGAATTAAATGACGCTGAAGATCAAAATCAACGCTTTGATGATCAAGTTGCTGCTAAAGAAGCCGGCGATGATGAAGCGATGTTTAAAGATGACGATTTTGTTGTGGCACTTGAACATGGTTTACCGCCAACCGCCGGCGAAGGCTTGGGTATCGACCGTTTGGCAATGTTATTCGCCAATGTACCGTCCATTCGAGATGTCATTCTTTTCCCAGCAATGCGAACCAAATAA
- the trpB gene encoding tryptophan synthase subunit beta, whose protein sequence is MSEPILNPYFGEFGGMYVPEILIPVLQQLEKAFVEAQADPQFQQEFQDLLKNYAGRPTALTLCRNLTKGTKAKIYLKREDLLHGGAHKTNQVLGQILLAKRMGKTRIIAETGAGQHGVATALACAMLDMPCHVYMGAKDVERQSPNVFRMRLMGAEVIPVQKGSCSLKDACCEAMRDWSANYETTHYLLGTAAGPHPFPTIVREFQKMIGEETKRQILECEGRLPDAVIAAVGGGSNAIGMFTDFIDESSVRLIGVEPAGKGIETGEHGAPLGHAKVGIYFGMKSPLMQTPDGQVEESYSVSAGLDFPSVGPQHAYLQSIGRAEYPSITDDEALNAFQELAKHEGIIPALESAHALAQALKMIHQEPNKEQILVVNLSGRGDKDIFTVDKILTEKGMK, encoded by the coding sequence ATGTCAGAGCCCATTCTAAATCCGTATTTCGGTGAATTTGGCGGTATGTATGTGCCGGAAATTCTAATACCGGTATTACAACAACTAGAAAAAGCCTTTGTGGAGGCGCAAGCCGATCCGCAATTTCAACAGGAATTTCAGGATTTGTTAAAAAATTATGCGGGCAGACCAACCGCACTTACTCTTTGCCGTAATCTGACCAAAGGCACGAAAGCAAAAATTTATCTTAAACGTGAAGATCTATTGCACGGCGGTGCCCATAAAACCAATCAAGTGCTTGGGCAAATCTTACTGGCGAAACGTATGGGAAAAACCCGTATTATCGCAGAAACAGGCGCGGGGCAGCACGGTGTAGCAACTGCTCTTGCCTGTGCGATGCTGGATATGCCTTGCCATGTTTATATGGGGGCAAAAGATGTGGAACGTCAATCACCAAATGTATTCCGTATGCGTTTAATGGGCGCAGAAGTCATTCCGGTGCAAAAAGGTTCTTGTTCGCTGAAAGACGCTTGTTGTGAAGCAATGCGTGATTGGTCTGCTAACTATGAAACCACCCACTATTTACTCGGTACGGCAGCAGGTCCTCACCCGTTCCCAACCATTGTTCGTGAATTTCAAAAAATGATTGGTGAAGAAACCAAACGCCAGATTTTGGAATGTGAAGGCCGATTGCCGGATGCGGTGATTGCCGCTGTTGGTGGAGGTTCAAATGCAATCGGTATGTTCACCGATTTTATTGATGAATCCAGCGTACGTTTAATCGGCGTAGAGCCTGCAGGTAAAGGCATTGAAACGGGTGAGCACGGCGCACCGCTAGGTCACGCTAAAGTCGGTATCTATTTCGGAATGAAATCACCACTTATGCAAACGCCGGATGGTCAGGTGGAAGAATCTTATTCTGTTTCTGCGGGTTTGGACTTCCCTTCCGTTGGCCCTCAGCACGCTTATTTACAAAGCATTGGACGTGCCGAATATCCTTCTATCACTGATGATGAAGCCCTAAATGCGTTCCAAGAACTTGCGAAACACGAAGGAATTATTCCGGCTCTTGAAAGCGCTCATGCGCTTGCTCAGGCATTAAAAATGATTCATCAAGAACCCAATAAAGAACAAATTCTTGTTGTGAATTTATCCGGTCGCGGTGATAAAGATATTTTCACCGTAGATAAGATTTTAACTGAAAAAGGAATGAAATGA
- a CDS encoding LysR family transcriptional regulator ArgP yields the protein MQQIDYKSLRLLDLIIKEQGFEKASNKLNITQSAVSQRIKQLENDFGELLVTRTVPPKPTELGKKLLKLLYHVNLLEHDIFDNGGLNIESIPLSINADSLATWFLPAIQDILTDPTLRLNIKIEDETKTLDSLISGDVVAAVSTYSKPIINGKCDYIGSLDYILVSSPNFAEKYFPHGVNKEALLKAPIATFSQSVDQHHIFLQEYFGISPGNLVSHVVPSSEAYIQLILQNSVCCMISKQQIRNELAKGKIINLLPELVQHKKLYWHRYNLESESIKKLSVCIKEKGTLLL from the coding sequence ATGCAACAAATAGATTATAAATCCCTTCGATTACTTGATTTGATTATTAAAGAACAAGGCTTCGAAAAAGCATCAAATAAATTAAATATTACCCAATCTGCCGTATCCCAACGGATTAAACAACTTGAAAATGATTTTGGCGAGCTATTGGTAACTCGTACAGTTCCGCCAAAACCGACCGAATTAGGGAAAAAGTTATTAAAACTGCTTTATCACGTTAATTTATTGGAACACGATATTTTTGATAACGGTGGGTTAAATATTGAGAGTATTCCGCTGTCAATTAATGCCGATTCACTTGCCACTTGGTTTCTACCGGCAATCCAAGACATCTTGACCGATCCAACTTTACGTCTGAATATTAAAATTGAAGACGAAACCAAAACCTTGGATAGTTTAATCTCCGGAGATGTTGTTGCTGCCGTCAGTACTTATTCCAAGCCTATTATCAATGGAAAATGTGATTACATCGGTTCATTAGATTATATTTTGGTTTCTTCGCCAAATTTTGCAGAAAAATATTTTCCTCATGGGGTTAATAAAGAGGCTTTACTTAAAGCTCCGATTGCAACTTTCTCTCAATCTGTTGATCAACATCATATTTTTTTACAGGAATATTTTGGCATTAGCCCGGGCAATTTAGTCAGCCATGTTGTCCCTTCATCTGAAGCTTATATTCAACTTATTTTACAAAATTCTGTTTGTTGTATGATTTCCAAACAACAAATTCGTAATGAATTAGCGAAAGGAAAAATTATCAATTTATTACCTGAATTAGTCCAGCATAAAAAGCTCTATTGGCACCGATATAATTTAGAATCGGAATCCATTAAAAAACTCAGTGTTTGTATTAAAGAAAAAGGAACATTGTTATTATAA